The Nitrospirota bacterium genome contains the following window.
GTCCACCAGCCGACCCGTGCCGTGTGGTCCCTAATGAGCGATCGAAGTTGCATTCCATCGGGGAATGTCGGAAAGGGCCTGCCGCTCCGTTCCTGCCGACGAACATATCCGATCTCAAAGGCATCGCGGGCCACTGACGTGCATGCGATGACGATCGCCATCATAGCGGGCCCGTCCGGATGGGCGAAGAAATCATAGCCGACCATCACGCGCAGGAGCGCCAGGACCAGAAGAGAAAGCTGGATTCCGTAGACAAACCCGACCCACCCGAGCAGCCAGGCCGTCTGTCTTACACCGTCCTCCCGCCAAGCTCGGGCTGTAGACCCCCCTCTCCCGACCCGGTACGCCCAGGCCGCGGTCACCGTGGAGATGAACCCGCTGACGCCAAGCACCACCAAAGGATCGTCCAGCGGGACCACGGGTTTCAACGCCCGATAGACGCCGAACGCCACCAGTCCGGGAAGCAACATCGCTCGGCGTTTTCGTTTCCGGACTTCGTCCTCGGTGACGGTCAGGGTCAGACTGGGAAGGACCCTCAGCGCCAGCCTGTGCAGCATCCAGAACCTTCTCCTGAACCGTTATCCGATAACCGTCGGGCGTCAGAATTTCTCATCCTGATCTTGCGACGACGATTTCCGTTTACCGAATTAACGGCGGCTCACTTTCGCGCGGCCATGCCGAAATACTTGGCCTTGACTTCCTCCATGAGTTCGACTGTGACCCGGGACAGCCCGCGCTCAATCGCCGTTCGCTCCAATTCGACGCGAGCCATTGCGCGGACAGGCGTCGGCACATTACTCAAACGACGTTCCGCCTCATGATCCCAGATGACAGCCTCTCCCTGCTGGGCTCGGGCGATCAGATCATAGGTGACGACGCGATGGTTGCGGGCTTTGGCGTAGGACTCGACCTCCTCCTTCACCAACGGAGCCAGATAGGGCGGCATCCGATCCAGACGATGCCGCGCTTCATCGGTCCACATGAACCGATCAACGAAGGCGGCAGCCTGATCGGCCGAGAGGTCGACCCCCACGCGGAACCCGCATTCGCGGCATTCCGACCGCACGAACCAGCGTTCAGTCCCGGTCGCATCGATCTGCTCTTCGATGCCTTCCGTATGCATCCATCTGCCGCAGCCGCAGACCAACATAGGTCGGTATCGACCGGTTCATCCGATCTTCCCGGGAAATAGGATATAGAGCATCGTGTACGTCGTGCTGCCGGTCACGAACAAGATACAGTAAATGATCATCGTGAAACGGCCCAAGGCGCGATGTCGATCGGCGCCGTTCGGCCAGATGCGCTGGATCGTCGTCTCGATCCCCAGCACAAGGCCGACAAGGGCCACGAATCCGAGATACACTTCCAGCTTTCGCATCGAGAACCCGGCGGTCGCCGCGCGGAACAGGAACAACACGACGGCCAGTCCGGTGAGCCCGCTGAGAATTATCCCGATCTTCCTTCCAGAGGTTTGTAACAGCGCGTCCCTGAGCAAACGCCTGCCCTGGACGACGGCTTGGGCGCGGAATCCCAGGACGATCATATAGATCGCCATGACAAGCCCGATGATGACAAGAATGATGTGCACGGTAAGCAAGGGAATGAAAACGTAGTCGTAGAGTTCTTGAGGCCCGCCAAATCCCTCTTTGCCTTCCACCGCCAGAACGCCCAATTGCCGGAACAGGTAGTAACTCGTGAAAAACGCGAGCATGGCAATCATGCCGCCCAGCATTAACCAATGGTGCGCGTGCCCTTGACCGCGCTTGGCCTGAAACCAGCCGACGATAAACAGCCCCGTGAACAGCGTCGCCATCAGTTGGCTCAGATCCGCTCCGAGTGTGGCGTGGGTCCCGAAGAACCCGGGTTGCTTCAGCCAGTCCATCATACAAGTCCGATTTTGTGATTTGTGAAGTTCAAGCCTGGAGCCACTTCACCAGATCGCCACATCTAACCTCACACTTTCTTCACGCCCTCAACCACCGCGGTCTGCTCCAACTCGTGGACCGAGTCGAAACCGGCCTCCGCCATCCACCGCAGCGCATCCGCGGTCGTATAACAGCCCCCTCGCTCCGTATTCACGAGAATGTGCACAGCAAATGCGGTCGTCCAGGCCGGGCTGGTGCCGGATGGATCGAGAAATCGATCCTTCACGATCAACCGCCCTCCGGGCAGCAGATGCGCATGCACCTTTTTCACCAGCGCCGCATTCGTGGAGGAATCCTGGTAATGGAGGATATCGGACATCAACACCGCGTCGTAGGGTCCTCCCAACGCATCACGGTTGAAATCCCCCGGCAACAGCCTGATGCGATCCTCCAATCCGGCTTCCTTGATCGTGCATTCGGTGAGG
Protein-coding sequences here:
- a CDS encoding DUF420 domain-containing protein, giving the protein MMDWLKQPGFFGTHATLGADLSQLMATLFTGLFIVGWFQAKRGQGHAHHWLMLGGMIAMLAFFTSYYLFRQLGVLAVEGKEGFGGPQELYDYVFIPLLTVHIILVIIGLVMAIYMIVLGFRAQAVVQGRRLLRDALLQTSGRKIGIILSGLTGLAVVLFLFRAATAGFSMRKLEVYLGFVALVGLVLGIETTIQRIWPNGADRHRALGRFTMIIYCILFVTGSTTYTMLYILFPGKIG
- a CDS encoding PCP reductase family protein; its protein translation is MHTEGIEEQIDATGTERWFVRSECRECGFRVGVDLSADQAAAFVDRFMWTDEARHRLDRMPPYLAPLVKEEVESYAKARNHRVVTYDLIARAQQGEAVIWDHEAERRLSNVPTPVRAMARVELERTAIERGLSRVTVELMEEVKAKYFGMAARK